GAGTGCCTAAACGCATCACCCTGTTCATCCGGGTCACTTGGTCCTTCGATTTtccgctaacgttagcttagctgaCGGGTGTGCCTGGAGACTGCAGTACGCTGCAGTCCCTggtttacaaataaaaacaaaaaaaagtttgtacCGAACCTGGCTGTGTAAAGACGGcataaaatgcatttttgtgtattttttctgTTGACCTCACAATGCTGATACAGGCACATGTAGAAAGTATCTTTGAGTTGACGAGTTATTTTGTCTAGTGAATATTAGCTAActcagctaacgttaacgttactttgCCTGGGTGAATTGAGCTGTAGCAGTTTAGCTGCTAGCATTCAGCAGATACAGCAAACTGGCTGAAACCAAAGCGTACCAAATCTGAAGTTAGGTCACGAAAGGTAAGTGCATCTATAACATTTACGATTTTTATTACTATCAAATTCCTAGCGAGAAAGCTAAAGTTAACGAACGCAACTAGCTAAGGGTGTAACGTTTTTTAATTGCAGTAACGTTACAGATAAAACTAGCTAGGTTTGTCTGTTACAAACCTTAAGCTCAAAATTGGCAGTAAAGCAGTTTattgtgccttttttttattttattaacaacAGCATTCTCCCAACAGCTTTAAAAGAAGGGCATGATTGGCACACaaccacaaaaaagaaaacaaatgggcATTTGTATGTAAAACATCGCAACACACCAGTTGCACATATTGAAGGCATActgtaacgttacatgtgtttaCAAGTACATCAATCTGTCAGATATGCATGTCTTTTATTAAATGTAAGGTACGTTATTGTGAAATATTTGAATGACCTTCCTTAGGGTGACTATTCTGTGATGTTTtctgaaaacataaaaatgcaTGAATTGGTATTGTAAACTAAGGTTACCGAGTAGCTTGACCTTGATTTACTGAGTTTAGTCAGCCAAGTCGGTTAATAATACAGGCAGCCTAAAAAAATAACTTGTGACATGTAGTCCTTGATCAACTTAAATTCAGTATCAACGCATAACTCAGGACCATTCTAGGATCACAGTGATGTCCCTCACTAATTTTGCAAGTCACTGTAATGTTATCCATTTAGTATGTCGGACTCAGACAGTGACGAGGATCAAGATCGCCCTTTCTCTCTTACTGGATTCCTCTTCGGAAACATCAATGAAGATGGACAGCTAGAGGATGACAGTGTTCTGGACAATGTGGgtgttttaaagattattttctatACCAAAGTTTAAGAGTAATTTTAAGTAGTTTTATCAAGtatagcatttaaatgtatcaAGTACATGGTAAAAActatatgtcattttttacaatTAACTGTTAGAACAAGGTTATATTGTATTTCATGCTTATTGCAACTTTCTGTTCTGTTTCTGCTGATTCTTTTTACCCAGGAGTCCAAAAAGCATTTGGCTGGTTTGGGTAGTCTGGGTCTGGGCTCACTCATTACAGAGATCACTGCCAATGAGGAAGGTGATCAAGATGAAAGCAGAGACTCTGGTAGTGTGGATGCAGAAGGTTAGTTTAACTTTAAAAAGGAACTTTGCAATAATTTAGCCATGAACAGGATGGAATGACATTTTCAATATTTCTCCTTATCCAGGTTGGGTGAAAAGCACGGATGATGCAGTTGATTATTCTGACATTAGTGAGGTTGCTGAAGATGAGACAAAAAAGTACCGTCAGGCCATGGGGTCTTTGCAGCCCAGCAGGAAAACAGGTGATCAACTTACAGCTCCTTAGTCATATTTGAGTTTGGTTGTTagattcatttaaaaattactcatcaatttttatttttgcttataggtttgcttttgaaaatgtttttcttaagATGTATATCTGATCTTATCTTCATAGATAAAATGattctataataataaaaaattaaaatgtacaaCATTTTGCACAGTCAAAACAACACCTTATCATTTTTACAACAATACTCAGGCGTCCTTACCAAGGAATCCAAAgtgtttttggactgtttacttttatctttattttaatgtaaccatttttccacattttcaaaTTCCTTATTCTCAGATGACGAGGATGACTATGATGCTGACTGCGAGGATATTGATTCTAAGCTTATGCCTCCTCCGCCACCGCCAAGTCTTCCTACAGCTGCTAAGAAAGAGGAACCCTCCTCTCCGAGCACAAATGGTAAGGACGTGTTTACTCATGATTGTGTTTGGCTTGCCCTCTTCCACAGAGGTTTAAGCTGCAACTCAGGAGTCCGTAAGGAAGTGAATTTGCTAAGGGTAGTTTATCAGGGTGGATCCTACGGTCATTAAGATTCCCTTTGAAGAACATATACTACACTTGATCATATAGTAAACTCAATAGAAATTCAGGTTAGGTTCAAGTATTTTAGATCACTAATATCTGAAGATGAAGTTTTattgtctctgctgctgctgtgatcTGTCACTGTCTCTCCTCGCAGTTGGGGAAGAGGGGGATGGCATCATCCTGCCCTCCATCATCGCGCCATCCTCTACGGCTGATAAGGTTGACTTCAGCAGCTCCTCGGACTCTGAGTCAGAAACTGACCGTCCCTGCCAGGGTTTGGGGGCTGGAGGCCCCCCAGATAGTCTCAACCTCCCTCTTGCTGGCATCATGCAGAAAGATGCTGCCAAAGCGCTGCCAGGTGTCACACAGCTCTTCCCAGAGTTTAGGCCTGGAAGGGTAAAGCATCTTTACAGGCACTGTCCTGAACTAAGATTAATCATTACATGCTGAAGGATTATTTTATCATAATTTTATAATTATGAGTGCACTGACACCCACTGTCTCTCGGATGTACTACCAGGTGCTTAGGTTCTTACGACTGTTTGGTCCTGGAAAGAACATGCCATCCGTTTGGAGGAGTGCCCGCAGGAAGAAGAAGCGGAAGCACAGAGACCCTCAGCCTGGGACACCTCCTCCAGAAGGAGAGCCCACAGAGCAAAGCCAGGAAAAGAAGTCTGGATGGCTTTATGAGTATGCACCCCCTCCACCCCCAGAGCAGTGTCTCTCTGATGATGAGGTAATTTTTCCAGTGTTATATGCTATTGTAGGCTCTGATGTCAGCTGGTAGCAGTCTTTGTAAAGTCATTGTATGCAGCACTTTACACGCTTTTTCTGTGCATTCCAGATAACCATGATGGCCCCAGTAGAATCTAAGTTCTCACAAACTTGTGGTGATGGGGACAAGGAGGCAGAGTCTCGACCTAAAGTAGCAGAATGGAGATATGGTCCAGCCCAGCTCTGGTACGACATGCTAGGCGTCTCTGAGGATGGAAGCAACTTCAACTACGGCTTAAAACTAAAAGAACAGCAGAGCAGTGAGCCTCAGCAGCAGGACACGCCAAAAGAAATAACAGAAACTGCACATGAGGTATGCCAGCATGGATATCTGTAGCCATATCATGAAAAACATACTGATTGTGTTACTGATATTATGTACAATACATCTCTAGTTTCTGAGGCGGGAGGCCGACGacaatgataatgatgatgatgaagataaGGAGTTATCAGCCCTTGAGAATGAGCTCTTCCTGATGGTCACTCAACTGAAATGGGAGGATGATATCATCTGGAATGGGGAGGACATAAAACACAAGGGCACAAAGACTCAGCGAGCCAGCCTGGCAGGATGGCTGCCCTCTAGCATGACCCGCAATGCCAACGCTTATAACGCCCAGCAGGGTAAGACACCTGGGGGAAAAGATACTaaattaactgtgtgtgtgtgtgtgtgtgtgtgtgtgtgtgtgtgtgtgtgtgtgtgtgtgtgtgtgtgtgtgtgtgtgtgtgtgtgtgtgtgtgtgtgtgtgtgtgtgtgtgtgtgtgtgtgtgtgaacattggACAAGTACAGTACAATGATTTATATTGGTCTGGGAGGTTGAGTTCGGCTAGTTTTGTGATATGACATTTTGAGGTTTGTTTATAGTGAGGATTGCTTATTAGAAATGAGAGAGTCTCAGGTAGGTAGGATAATAAGTAATGATAGTACACAATGATAAAAACAGAGGCTGTGGGTGATTTTAAATTTGTGGGGTTTTAAATTGACCATGTAAGGCTAACCATAGTGCAGGGTTCACCCCGGAGGTCTAATCGGAGGTCTAATCGCCAATGGATTTTAGGGTTGTGGCGTTTTGTGGGAGTTGTCGCAGTGGGCCATCCCCAGACCCTTCTGAGGGGATCGGTTAACAGCTCAACACGCTATCCAGGAATGTCCCCAGACCCGTAGGAAGGGGCCGGCAtgtttttgctgctgttttgtttttctgctcCAGTTAAATCTGTCTGTAGGCCTCTGTAGAGGCTGTAATAATTCatgtttgtaaaataaatataataatctaTTCAATCTTACAGGTCTAACAAGAAGTAATTCCCAGTTGGTGCCACCTACGCCTCCCCCCATGCCCAAAGTTTCTTCAATCTCTGGCTCTAAGCGTGAAAAAAACAGCCATGAAAATCAATGTAAGTTTGAGAGTTTAGGtcacaatacaaataaaagatTCACCCGATCTTTTTTATCTTAGCCTAACCTctaattttctgcattttctgcatttgtttTGGTTCCCTTGCAGCATTTCAGGAAGAAGACTCTCCCTGGTTCTCCATTTTCCCCATTGACAGTGAGGAGTTAGTGTATGGACGCTGGGAAGATAACATAATCTGGGATGACCAGGAGATGGAACACATGCTCATGCCACCTGTTCTTACACTGGATCCCAATGATGAAAATATCATCCTAGGTATATTCAGAATTCCCGTCTTGTTAGGCTACATCTTTACTGTCTGTTTTGCTTTTTTCCAAAATTGACATCTTTCATTGAAATTTGAGGTAAAATATACAGTAGGACTTTTCTGGAGTTTGTAAATGTTCTTATAGGGGGTCATGATTTTGAAAGCTGAATTCatttatgtgactgtgtgtaatgttttatcATCTTAATAGAACATCTAATTTTAGGATGTAAGTAAAAGTGCAAATCCTGTAAATCCTAGGATCTGCATTATTTGGTGGTGGGAGCCtaaaaatacaatgttgtcCGTCTACTTATTTTGACAAACTGTTGTCTCTTGAAGAAATCCCTAATGAAAAGGAGGAGATGACTTCCCACTCCCCATCAAAAGAGAATAAGAAGGAAACAGCAATCAAAAAGAGCCGCATCCTGCTGGGGAAAACTGGGGTGATAAAAGATGAGCCACAGCAGGTATGCTGCCTTTTGAGGGCAGGCAAAGAACAATGTTTgataatataaaaatgacagGTTACAAGTTCTGCTTCTTCAGTAGAGATGTGAGTCATTTGAAGtttaataatcaataataataataataatcaagcTGATGCTCAATGAATGGCCAAGGCTACATAATGAAGGAGCCGATATGGTGAAATGTAAATGACAGAGTTTTGGACTGAGAATGGTATtctataaattcattaaaaaaaattagaaatgtTTGAAGGACATTACTTTCAGtgggaaatatgttttttttcctccaactcAGAACATGTCCCAGCCTGAACAAAAGGACCCCTGGAACCTCTCCAATGATGAGTTCTACTATCCTAAACAGCAGGGCCTGAGGGGGACTTTCGGTGGCAACATCATTCAGGTAAGCAGCAGCCCACAAAAAGAAAGATACAGCCGACAGGACATGGTCAACATAGAGATACTTTGAATTGTaatttatactgtaaatatggtGATAGAATCCTGCCAATGCACAGAGTAGGAACAGAGCCATAACCTGTGAAATAGGCTGAAAACAGCTGAAGTGTAGAAGTCAATAAGTAATTTTGTGTCTTTAACAGCACTCCATCCCCGCACTGGAGCTAAGGCAGCCCTTCTTCCCCACTCACATGGGGCCCATGAAGCTGCGCCAGTTTCATCGACCGTCTCTGAAGAAGTACTCATTTGGATCTTTGGCTCAGCCCGGTCCCCATGCTGTCCAACCACTGCTCAAACACATTAAGAAAAAGGCCAAGGTGGAGCCCTGCTCAAAACAAGCACTATTACTCTATAACATTCAGATAACTTGGTagtgttttgccatttttgTACATTAATGGTTAACTGAGTGGatgtgtcaatttttttttttgtatagatGCGAGAGCAAGAGCGACAGGCTTCAGGAGGAGGGGACATGTTCTTCATGCGAACCCCACAGGACTTGACGGGTAAAGATGGAGATCTGATCCTGGCCGAGTACAGTGAAGAATACCCCCCTCTCATCATGCAAGTCGGCTTGGCCACTAAGATCAAAAACTACTACAAAAGGGCGAGTCTAGTCTTTGTGTTCCACTCGTGACTTTGCATTTTGTTAGCTAAGACATGCAGAATTGCATACACATAGGTGTACAATTATTATTGTCATATTTATTTCAATTTGCCgaattgttttgtatttcattCTGGTGTTCAGATAATCACGTTCAACTTTGAAAATTGCAGACTCCATATTTTCCACTTTGTTGGATAGAGTTGTTAAAATACTTTATTGCATTGTTACTTTCTCTTTCAGAAACCTGGAAAAGATCCTGGAGCACCCGACTGTAAATATGGAGAGACTGTGTACTGCCACACATCCCCTTTCCTGGGTTCTCTTCATCCTGGACAGCTGCTCCAGGTCAGCACCGTCACTGTCAAATATTCAGTATTCAGATGAGGTAAATATATGAAGCATCACTTGTCTGTTATCATGGCAAACAGTGagattgtatttctttttcttttaggCATTTGAAAACAACCTTTTCCGTGCTCCAATCTACCTGCACAAGATGCCAGAGACTGATTTCTTGGTTCTGCGAACACGACACGGCTACTACATTAGAGAGCTTGTAGACATAGTTGTAGTTGGTCAGCAGTGCCCCTTATTTGAGGTTCCAGGGCCCAACTCTAAACGAGCCAATACTCACATCAGAGACTTCTTACAGGTATGTTTATTTGCCTGAACTTGCCTAGAAACTTAAGCTGCTGTTGTTGCAAATGCTTAATTGTCACACCTGTATTCGGTAGGTGTTCATTTACCGCTTGTTCTGGAAGAGCAAGGATCGGCCCAGGAGAATCCGCATGGAGGATATAAAGAAAGCTTTTCCCTCACATTCAGAGAGCAGCATCAGAAAACGACTAAAACTCTGTGCTGACTTCAAACGTACAGGTAGACCACGGCCATTTGTTAACCCTGTACGCACACCATTTAGTGATCATTAGCATTCGCTATCATAATcatatgtgacaaataaagtttcttcttcttcttcatatgTTGGACTAACCTAACACACTTGTGTTACATCAGGTCAATGTTGAGGTTTATAAAGATATACTTTGCATGAGCTCTACAGTGTGTGTGCCTTGAATTGACAGATAGGAAAGCAGGGAGCAGGGAAAGAGCTTTTAACACCTACTTTGGATATTACCCTGAAGGTAAGTTGTAGTCTAAGGACAGTGTAAGGACACAGGGTACAAATGCTTAGCGTTTACATCAGCAAGTCATGGTTTTCTATAATGCTTCATTTTTGTCTAACATACATGTATCTTTAATGGAAACTCTGACATGATATTTTGCTCTTAATACTGCATTCTGTGTTCAAGAGTAAGGTTGCAGATATGAGAAAATGTCTAACAGTATCATTTCCTCATACCAGGGATGGACTCTAACTGGTGGGTGCTTAAGCCTGACTTCCGATTGCCTACAGAGGAGGAGATCAGGGCCATGGTGTCTCCAGAGCAGTGCTGTGCTTACTATAGCATGCTGGTGGCAGAGCAGAGACTCAAGGTAACATTATCTGCCTCTAAAGAACTTCACATGGTTAACACAAGTTAGTCTTGTGGCACGGCTTCTCTACAAGTTATTTTGTCCTTTTTAGGATGCTGGGTATGGTGAGAAATCCTTCTTTGCTCCAGAGGAGGAGAACGAAGAGGACTTTCAAATGAAGATTGATGATGAGGTATGCGTTCCTCATAATAACGTTAGGTGTTTGAGATTTCAGATTAGATACCTTTCAGATTTACACAACGCTGATCCTGTGTAACACGTCTTAGGTGCGGACAGCCCCTTGGAACACAACAAGAGCCTTCATTTCTGCCATGAAGGGGAAATGCCTGTTGGAAGTTACAGGCGTGGCTGATCCTACAGGCTGTG
This genomic interval from Perca flavescens isolate YP-PL-M2 chromosome 13, PFLA_1.0, whole genome shotgun sequence contains the following:
- the taf1 gene encoding transcription initiation factor TFIID subunit 1 isoform X2, which gives rise to MSDSDSDEDQDRPFSLTGFLFGNINEDGQLEDDSVLDNESKKHLAGLGSLGLGSLITEITANEEGDQDESRDSGSVDAEGWVKSTDDAVDYSDISEVAEDETKKYRQAMGSLQPSRKTDDEDDYDADCEDIDSKLMPPPPPPSLPTAAKKEEPSSPSTNVGEEGDGIILPSIIAPSSTADKVDFSSSSDSESETDRPCQGLGAGGPPDSLNLPLAGIMQKDAAKALPGVTQLFPEFRPGRVLRFLRLFGPGKNMPSVWRSARRKKKRKHRDPQPGTPPPEGEPTEQSQEKKSGWLYEYAPPPPPEQCLSDDEITMMAPVESKFSQTCGDGDKEAESRPKVAEWRYGPAQLWYDMLGVSEDGSNFNYGLKLKEQQSSEPQQQDTPKEITETAHEFLRREADDNDNDDDEDKELSALENELFLMVTQLKWEDDIIWNGEDIKHKGTKTQRASLAGWLPSSMTRNANAYNAQQGLTRSNSQLVPPTPPPMPKVSSISGSKREKNSHENQSFQEEDSPWFSIFPIDSEELVYGRWEDNIIWDDQEMEHMLMPPVLTLDPNDENIILEIPNEKEEMTSHSPSKENKKETAIKKSRILLGKTGVIKDEPQQNMSQPEQKDPWNLSNDEFYYPKQQGLRGTFGGNIIQHSIPALELRQPFFPTHMGPMKLRQFHRPSLKKYSFGSLAQPGPHAVQPLLKHIKKKAKMREQERQASGGGDMFFMRTPQDLTGKDGDLILAEYSEEYPPLIMQVGLATKIKNYYKRKPGKDPGAPDCKYGETVYCHTSPFLGSLHPGQLLQAFENNLFRAPIYLHKMPETDFLVLRTRHGYYIRELVDIVVVGQQCPLFEVPGPNSKRANTHIRDFLQVFIYRLFWKSKDRPRRIRMEDIKKAFPSHSESSIRKRLKLCADFKRTDRKAGSRERAFNTYFGYYPEGMDSNWWVLKPDFRLPTEEEIRAMVSPEQCCAYYSMLVAEQRLKDAGYGEKSFFAPEEENEEDFQMKIDDEVRTAPWNTTRAFISAMKGKCLLEVTGVADPTGCGEGFSYVKVPNKPTQQKDDKEPQPAKKTVTGTDADLRRLSLKNAKQLLRKFGVPEEEIKKLSRWEVIDVVRTMSTEQARSGEGPMSKFARGSRFSVAEHQERYKEECQRIFDLQNKVLESTEVLSTDTDSSSAEDSDFEEMGKNIENMLQNKKTSSQLSREREEQERKELQRMLMGEESDRDHKGRKERRKGLSSSLSTSSHKDDDTSSVTSLNSSATGRRLKIYRTFRDEDGKEYVRCETVRKASVIDAYTRIRTTKDDEFIRKFALFDEQHREEMRKERRRIQEQLRRLKRNQEKDKIKGPPEKKAKKVKERPDLKLKCGACGAIGHMRTNKFCPLYYQTNAPPSNPVAMTEEQEEELEKTVIHNDNEELIKVEGTKIVLGKQLIESADEVRRKSLVLKFPKQQLPPKKKRRVGNAVHCDYLNKPHKAIHRRRTDPMVTLSSVLESIINDMRDHPNTYPFHTPVNAKVVKDYYKIITRPMDLQTLRENVRKRLYPSREEFREAVEVIVKNSATYNGAKHPITQVAQSMLDLCDAKLKEKEDRLVRLEKAINPLLDDDDQVAFSFILDNIVTQKMMVVPDSWPFHHPVNKKFVPDYYKVIVSPMDLENIRKNISKHKYQNRDAFLSDVSLIHANSIKYNGPDSPYTKTALDIVNVCKQTLAEYDEHLTQLEKDISTAKEAALDAADLESLDPMTPGPYTPQPADLFDSGASGSLPRETSSIFSEGPLVVAPEKRGGQGRHGRRPGEEESDVDIEGFEEEDDGKPKTPAPAEDADRDLEDEDDEEDMLLPPRRRVHDQEEEEEEEEEDGLSNRPAQASVLYQDLLMSDGEDDASEEEGDNPFSSIQLSESGSDSDRELDVRPAPPRRAQETARMGMEQDESMMSYEGDGPDGPQMEDSNVSYGSYEETESRSHMQPSSMGNGEDYGISEEEEEDEEDEARRRGPAVLSQVQLSEDEESEEFRSIGGDSDMDSDN
- the taf1 gene encoding transcription initiation factor TFIID subunit 1 isoform X6 yields the protein MSDSDSDEDQDRPFSLTGFLFGNINEDGQLEDDSVLDNESKKHLAGLGSLGLGSLITEITANEEGDQDESRDSGSVDAEGWVKSTDDAVDYSDISEVAEDETKKYRQAMGSLQPSRKTDDEDDYDADCEDIDSKLMPPPPPPSLPTAAKKEEPSSPSTNVGEEGDGIILPSIIAPSSTADKVDFSSSSDSESETDRPCQGLGAGGPPDSLNLPLAGIMQKDAAKALPGVTQLFPEFRPGRVLRFLRLFGPGKNMPSVWRSARRKKKRKHRDPQPGTPPPEGEPTEQSQEKKSGWLYEYAPPPPPEQCLSDDEITMMAPVESKFSQTCGDGDKEAESRPKVAEWRYGPAQLWYDMLGVSEDGSNFNYGLKLKEQQSSEPQQQDTPKEITETAHEFLRREADDNDNDDDEDKELSALENELFLMVTQLKWEDDIIWNGEDIKHKGTKTQRASLAGWLPSSMTRNANAYNAQQGLTRSNSQLVPPTPPPMPKVSSISGSKREKNSHENQSFQEEDSPWFSIFPIDSEELVYGRWEDNIIWDDQEMEHMLMPPVLTLDPNDENIILEIPNEKEEMTSHSPSKENKKETAIKKSRILLGKTGVIKDEPQQNMSQPEQKDPWNLSNDEFYYPKQQGLRGTFGGNIIQHSIPALELRQPFFPTHMGPMKLRQFHRPSLKKYSFGSLAQPGPHAVQPLLKHIKKKAKMREQERQASGGGDMFFMRTPQDLTGKDGDLILAEYSEEYPPLIMQVGLATKIKNYYKRKPGKDPGAPDCKYGETVYCHTSPFLGSLHPGQLLQAFENNLFRAPIYLHKMPETDFLVLRTRHGYYIRELVDIVVVGQQCPLFEVPGPNSKRANTHIRDFLQVFIYRLFWKSKDRPRRIRMEDIKKAFPSHSESSIRKRLKLCADFKRTDRKAGSRERAFNTYFGYYPEGMDSNWWVLKPDFRLPTEEEIRAMVSPEQCCAYYSMLVAEQRLKDAGYGEKSFFAPEEENEEDFQMKIDDEVRTAPWNTTRAFISAMKGKCLLEVTGVADPTGCGEGFSYVKVPNKPTQQKDDKEPQPAKKTVTGTDADLRRLSLKNAKQLLRKFGVPEEEIKKLSRWEVIDVVRTMSTEQARSGEGPMSKFARGSRFSVAEHQERYKEECQRIFDLQNKVLESTEVLSTDTDSSSAEDSDFEEMGKNIENMLQNKKTSSQLSREREEQERKELQRMLMGEESDRDHKGRKERRKGLSSSLSTSSHKDDDTSSVTSLNSSATGRRLKIYRTFRDEDGKEYVRCETVRKASVIDAYTRIRTTKDDEFIRKFALFDEQHREEMRKERRRIQEQLRRLKRNQEKDKIKGPPEKKAKKVKERPDLKVKLKCGACGAIGHMRTNKFCPLYYQTNAPPSNPVAMTEEQEEELEKTVIHNDNEELIKVEGTKIVLGKQLIESADEVRRKSLVLKFPKQQLPPKKKRRVGNAVHCDYLNKPHKAIHRRRTDPMVTLSSVLESIINDMRDHPNTYPFHTPVNAKVVKDYYKIITRPMDLQTLRENVRKRLYPSREEFREAVEVIVKNSATYNGAKHPITQVAQSMLDLCDAKLKEKEDRLVRLEKAINPLLDDDDQVAFSFILDNIVTQKMMVVPDSWPFHHPVNKKFVPDYYKVIVSPMDLENIRKNISKHKYQNRDAFLSDVSLIHANSIKYNGPDSPYTKTALDIVNVCKQTLAEYDEHLTQLEKDISTAKEAALDAADLESLDPMTPGPYTPQAEDADRDLEDEDDEEDMLLPPRRRVHDQEEEEEEEEEDGLSNRPAQASVLYQDLLMSDGEDDASEEEGDNPFSSIQLSESGSDSDRELDVRPAPPRRAQETARMGMEQDESMMSYEGDGPDGPQMEDSNVSYGSYEETESRSHMQPSSMGNGEDYGISEEEEEDEEDEARRRGPAVLSQVQLSEDEESEEFRSIGGDSDMDSDN
- the taf1 gene encoding transcription initiation factor TFIID subunit 1 isoform X1, whose protein sequence is MSDSDSDEDQDRPFSLTGFLFGNINEDGQLEDDSVLDNESKKHLAGLGSLGLGSLITEITANEEGDQDESRDSGSVDAEGWVKSTDDAVDYSDISEVAEDETKKYRQAMGSLQPSRKTDDEDDYDADCEDIDSKLMPPPPPPSLPTAAKKEEPSSPSTNVGEEGDGIILPSIIAPSSTADKVDFSSSSDSESETDRPCQGLGAGGPPDSLNLPLAGIMQKDAAKALPGVTQLFPEFRPGRVLRFLRLFGPGKNMPSVWRSARRKKKRKHRDPQPGTPPPEGEPTEQSQEKKSGWLYEYAPPPPPEQCLSDDEITMMAPVESKFSQTCGDGDKEAESRPKVAEWRYGPAQLWYDMLGVSEDGSNFNYGLKLKEQQSSEPQQQDTPKEITETAHEFLRREADDNDNDDDEDKELSALENELFLMVTQLKWEDDIIWNGEDIKHKGTKTQRASLAGWLPSSMTRNANAYNAQQGLTRSNSQLVPPTPPPMPKVSSISGSKREKNSHENQSFQEEDSPWFSIFPIDSEELVYGRWEDNIIWDDQEMEHMLMPPVLTLDPNDENIILEIPNEKEEMTSHSPSKENKKETAIKKSRILLGKTGVIKDEPQQNMSQPEQKDPWNLSNDEFYYPKQQGLRGTFGGNIIQHSIPALELRQPFFPTHMGPMKLRQFHRPSLKKYSFGSLAQPGPHAVQPLLKHIKKKAKMREQERQASGGGDMFFMRTPQDLTGKDGDLILAEYSEEYPPLIMQVGLATKIKNYYKRKPGKDPGAPDCKYGETVYCHTSPFLGSLHPGQLLQAFENNLFRAPIYLHKMPETDFLVLRTRHGYYIRELVDIVVVGQQCPLFEVPGPNSKRANTHIRDFLQVFIYRLFWKSKDRPRRIRMEDIKKAFPSHSESSIRKRLKLCADFKRTDRKAGSRERAFNTYFGYYPEGMDSNWWVLKPDFRLPTEEEIRAMVSPEQCCAYYSMLVAEQRLKDAGYGEKSFFAPEEENEEDFQMKIDDEVRTAPWNTTRAFISAMKGKCLLEVTGVADPTGCGEGFSYVKVPNKPTQQKDDKEPQPAKKTVTGTDADLRRLSLKNAKQLLRKFGVPEEEIKKLSRWEVIDVVRTMSTEQARSGEGPMSKFARGSRFSVAEHQERYKEECQRIFDLQNKVLESTEVLSTDTDSSSAEDSDFEEMGKNIENMLQNKKTSSQLSREREEQERKELQRMLMGEESDRDHKGRKERRKGLSSSLSTSSHKDDDTSSVTSLNSSATGRRLKIYRTFRDEDGKEYVRCETVRKASVIDAYTRIRTTKDDEFIRKFALFDEQHREEMRKERRRIQEQLRRLKRNQEKDKIKGPPEKKAKKVKERPDLKVKLKCGACGAIGHMRTNKFCPLYYQTNAPPSNPVAMTEEQEEELEKTVIHNDNEELIKVEGTKIVLGKQLIESADEVRRKSLVLKFPKQQLPPKKKRRVGNAVHCDYLNKPHKAIHRRRTDPMVTLSSVLESIINDMRDHPNTYPFHTPVNAKVVKDYYKIITRPMDLQTLRENVRKRLYPSREEFREAVEVIVKNSATYNGAKHPITQVAQSMLDLCDAKLKEKEDRLVRLEKAINPLLDDDDQVAFSFILDNIVTQKMMVVPDSWPFHHPVNKKFVPDYYKVIVSPMDLENIRKNISKHKYQNRDAFLSDVSLIHANSIKYNGPDSPYTKTALDIVNVCKQTLAEYDEHLTQLEKDISTAKEAALDAADLESLDPMTPGPYTPQPADLFDSGASGSLPRETSSIFSEGPLVVAPEKRGGQGRHGRRPGEEESDVDIEGFEEEDDGKPKTPAPAEDADRDLEDEDDEEDMLLPPRRRVHDQEEEEEEEEEDGLSNRPAQASVLYQDLLMSDGEDDASEEEGDNPFSSIQLSESGSDSDRELDVRPAPPRRAQETARMGMEQDESMMSYEGDGPDGPQMEDSNVSYGSYEETESRSHMQPSSMGNGEDYGISEEEEEDEEDEARRRGPAVLSQVQLSEDEESEEFRSIGGDSDMDSDN